Proteins encoded together in one Candidatus Coatesbacteria bacterium window:
- a CDS encoding AI-2E family transporter produces MGEPERSVEQAPSSRTGRIPIYVIMIIFLAFLAIFFYYVWEVVTPLLVWLILVLILFPFAYDDPRAVALILLVTLAGLLYGVISLWDAFLPFVVALVLAFFLDPLCDRFDIWFNRWFGKRERSEPPEDKLGRRLRSFAALTVIILVLGVLVGLGFALAPTIERDLDRLSDFDFKGIIAELDGWIDKLAGDNEQLRTTLQRGTADLEQTIAEALPSATQVMETVFAQLGNLGNLILIPIFTFLLLRDVDRFKQKLATLVPVKLKSRFNSLSEDANRVFIGFFRTKSIGCLFVACWVGVGLYLIGVPFYLPIAIITGILNFIPFLGPFLGAVLATPIALLTPDPILSALLTIGLYVSANAIDGYILDPLIVGRKVGIGPVLLLLSVLVGFQFGLLWAFLAVPLAALLKVVILQLERFYRRSPIYCGAQGDAPSTPPADCDTDAS; encoded by the coding sequence ATGGGCGAGCCGGAGCGCAGCGTGGAACAGGCACCGTCGAGCCGGACCGGGCGGATCCCGATCTACGTGATCATGATCATCTTCCTGGCCTTCCTGGCCATCTTTTTCTACTACGTCTGGGAAGTGGTCACCCCGCTGCTGGTCTGGCTGATCCTGGTGCTGATCCTCTTTCCCTTCGCCTACGACGACCCCCGCGCCGTTGCCCTGATCCTCCTGGTGACCCTGGCGGGATTGCTCTACGGGGTGATCAGCCTCTGGGACGCCTTCCTGCCCTTCGTCGTCGCATTGGTGCTGGCCTTTTTCCTCGATCCCCTCTGCGACCGCTTCGATATCTGGTTCAACCGCTGGTTCGGCAAGCGTGAGCGCAGCGAGCCGCCCGAGGACAAGCTGGGCCGGCGCCTGCGCTCCTTCGCCGCGCTGACGGTGATCATCCTCGTGCTCGGCGTCCTGGTCGGACTGGGCTTCGCCCTGGCGCCGACCATCGAGCGCGACCTCGACCGCCTGAGCGACTTCGACTTCAAGGGCATCATCGCCGAACTCGACGGCTGGATCGACAAGCTGGCCGGCGACAATGAACAGCTGCGGACGACACTGCAGCGCGGCACCGCCGACCTCGAACAGACCATCGCCGAGGCCCTGCCCTCGGCCACCCAGGTGATGGAGACGGTTTTCGCGCAACTGGGCAACCTCGGCAACCTGATCCTGATCCCCATCTTCACCTTCCTGCTGCTGCGCGATGTCGACCGCTTCAAGCAGAAGCTGGCCACACTGGTGCCGGTCAAGCTCAAAAGCCGCTTCAACAGCCTCTCCGAGGACGCCAACCGGGTCTTCATCGGCTTCTTCCGCACCAAGTCCATCGGCTGCCTGTTCGTTGCCTGTTGGGTCGGCGTCGGCTTGTACCTGATCGGCGTACCCTTCTATCTGCCGATCGCCATCATCACGGGGATCCTCAACTTCATCCCCTTCCTCGGACCCTTCCTCGGCGCCGTACTGGCCACGCCGATAGCCCTGCTGACCCCGGACCCCATCCTGTCCGCCCTGCTGACCATCGGCCTCTACGTCTCGGCCAACGCCATCGACGGCTATATCCTCGATCCGCTGATCGTCGGCCGCAAGGTCGGTATCGGTCCCGTACTATTGCTTCTCTCCGTCCTGGTCGGCTTCCAGTTCGGCCTGCTGTGGGCCTTCCTCGCCGTGCCGCTGGCCGCCCTGCTGAAGGTCGTCATCCTACAACTGGAGCGCTTCTACCGTCGCAGTCCCATCTACTGCGGCGCCCAGGGCGACGCACCGTCGACGCCCCCCGCCGATTGTGATACCGATGCGTCTTGA
- a CDS encoding CoA protein activase translates to MKLTFPHMGNMYIALRVLLEALGREYVVPPPCSKRTLELGVRYSPETACLPLKINLGNFLEAVERGADTILVIGGGGPCRFGYYGSIQEQILKNLGYDVQFYYFSQDTKEDFIKMFKAISNGTSLFRLWRAFRFGLRKLQAIEYVEELTRRARWRAAEPLVVEKLKKRYLQRIDDAGWYLTLRAAELSARRSFNDIATREDLPQQPLHVGIVGELYVVLEEYVNQAVERRLGQMGVLVERPVSLSAWLHHKMTTGGVGDYADRETAKRYARRYLAYDAGGESVVSVGQTVRMAREGYDGVVHLMPFTCMPEIVAQNILTRVSKEQGIPILTLISDEHTAEAGVVTRLEAFVDLLARQQRERLLNPAGA, encoded by the coding sequence ATGAAACTGACCTTCCCCCACATGGGCAACATGTACATCGCCTTGCGGGTCCTGCTGGAGGCCCTGGGGCGGGAGTACGTCGTGCCGCCGCCCTGCTCCAAACGCACCTTGGAGCTCGGCGTGCGCTACAGTCCGGAGACGGCCTGCCTGCCGCTGAAGATCAACCTGGGCAACTTCCTCGAGGCCGTCGAGCGCGGCGCCGACACCATCCTGGTCATCGGCGGCGGCGGCCCCTGCCGTTTCGGCTACTACGGCTCGATCCAGGAGCAGATCCTCAAGAATCTGGGCTACGACGTCCAGTTCTACTACTTCAGCCAGGACACCAAAGAAGATTTCATCAAGATGTTCAAGGCCATCTCCAACGGAACGAGCCTGTTTCGTCTCTGGCGGGCCTTCCGTTTCGGCCTGCGCAAGCTCCAGGCCATCGAATACGTCGAGGAGCTGACCCGCCGGGCGCGCTGGCGGGCGGCCGAACCCCTGGTGGTCGAGAAGCTCAAGAAAAGGTATCTTCAGCGGATCGATGACGCCGGTTGGTACCTGACCCTGCGGGCGGCGGAGCTGTCGGCCCGCCGCAGCTTCAACGACATCGCAACGCGCGAAGACCTGCCGCAGCAACCGCTCCACGTCGGTATCGTCGGCGAGCTGTACGTCGTCCTCGAGGAGTACGTCAACCAGGCCGTCGAGCGCCGATTGGGCCAGATGGGCGTCCTCGTCGAGCGTCCGGTATCCCTCTCGGCCTGGCTGCACCACAAGATGACCACGGGCGGCGTCGGCGACTACGCCGATCGCGAAACGGCCAAGCGGTACGCCCGGCGTTACCTGGCCTACGACGCCGGCGGCGAGAGCGTGGTCAGTGTCGGACAGACCGTCCGTATGGCCCGGGAAGGCTACGACGGCGTCGTGCACCTGATGCCCTTCACCTGCATGCCCGAGATCGTGGCTCAGAACATCCTCACCCGGGTGAGCAAGGAACAGGGCATCCCGATCCTGACCCTGATCTCCGATGAGCACACCGCCGAGGCCGGCGTGGTCACCAGGCTCGAAGCCTTCGTCGACCTGCTGGCCCGCCAGCAGCGCGAGCGCCTGCTCAATCCCGCCGGGGCCTGA
- a CDS encoding 2-hydroxyglutaryl-CoA dehydratase gives MTQQLYLGVDVGSVSTNFALLGDDGAVYETLYLRTQGRPIETVQQGLADLGRLFADRDVRIAGVGTTGSARQLSAVLVGADSVKNEITAHAIAASMVIPGVKTVFEIGGQDSKIIILREGIVVDFAMNTVCAAGTGSFLDQQAARLGIPIEDFGGYALRADSPVRIAGRCTVFAESDMIHKQQMGHSTANIVAGLSEALVRNYLNNIARGKDLQPPMVFQGGVAANAGIKHAFEKALGQEVIIPEHHKVMGAIGAAQLARERIEVTGETNFKGFAASDFSYRTRGFECDYCPNVCEVVEILQDGRVISRWGDKCGRWQNLDFPSPVKQR, from the coding sequence GTGACACAGCAACTCTATCTGGGCGTCGACGTCGGCTCGGTCAGCACCAACTTCGCCCTCCTCGGCGACGACGGCGCCGTCTACGAAACCCTCTACCTGCGGACCCAGGGCCGGCCCATCGAGACCGTCCAGCAGGGCCTGGCCGATCTGGGCCGGTTGTTCGCCGACCGCGACGTCCGTATCGCCGGCGTCGGTACCACGGGCTCGGCGCGCCAGCTCAGCGCCGTGCTGGTCGGCGCCGATTCGGTCAAGAACGAGATCACCGCCCACGCCATCGCCGCCAGCATGGTCATTCCCGGGGTTAAGACCGTCTTCGAGATCGGTGGTCAGGACTCCAAGATCATCATCCTTCGTGAGGGCATCGTCGTCGACTTCGCCATGAACACGGTCTGCGCCGCGGGCACCGGCTCCTTCCTCGACCAGCAGGCCGCCCGCCTGGGTATCCCCATCGAGGATTTCGGCGGCTACGCCCTGCGCGCCGACAGCCCGGTGCGCATCGCCGGCCGCTGCACCGTCTTCGCCGAATCGGACATGATCCACAAGCAGCAGATGGGCCATTCGACCGCCAACATCGTCGCCGGCCTCAGCGAGGCCCTGGTGCGCAACTACCTCAACAATATCGCCCGGGGCAAAGACCTGCAACCGCCGATGGTCTTCCAGGGCGGGGTGGCGGCCAACGCCGGTATCAAGCACGCCTTCGAGAAAGCCCTGGGCCAGGAGGTGATCATCCCCGAGCATCACAAGGTGATGGGCGCCATCGGCGCCGCCCAGTTGGCCAGAGAACGCATCGAAGTCACCGGGGAAACCAACTTCAAGGGCTTCGCCGCCTCGGACTTCTCCTACCGCACCCGAGGGTTCGAGTGCGACTACTGCCCCAACGTCTGCGAAGTCGTCGAGATCCTTCAGGACGGCAGGGTTATCAGCCGCTGGGGCGACAAGTGCGGTCGCTGGCAGAACCTGGATTTTCCCAGTCCGGTAAAACAGCGCTAG
- a CDS encoding integration host factor subunit beta, translating to MTKADLAQRISKQTGLTLKQTTELINAILDTLIESLTAPGDEDYLAQQRIEIRGFGTFRLRHKGSRMARNPRTGEIINVKDKWVPHFKPSKQLKAMLPEPD from the coding sequence ATGACTAAGGCTGACCTGGCGCAACGGATCTCCAAACAGACGGGTCTGACGCTTAAGCAGACCACGGAACTGATCAACGCCATCCTCGACACCCTGATCGAGAGCCTTACCGCACCCGGCGACGAAGACTACCTGGCCCAACAGCGCATCGAGATCCGCGGGTTCGGCACCTTCCGCCTGCGCCACAAGGGCTCCCGCATGGCCCGCAACCCCCGCACCGGCGAGATCATCAACGTCAAGGACAAGTGGGTACCGCACTTCAAACCCTCCAAGCAGCTCAAAGCCATGCTGCCCGAACCCGATTGA
- a CDS encoding nucleoside kinase, whose translation MIKLQLTIPQREAPVELTVAKGTTIEEAYRSALEENLLQPPAHPPLMAFVDHHARDLRHRLELDARVDLRGADDGEGMRAYRRAVRLLLIAAVIDTFPDKTVYIDHSLSGGFFGVLRQTPRAGETDGRLLLGPTIPCSPDDVAVLEGRMRELVAADEPVELLSMKRAEAAAEFERLGDRTKATLLRHMTKPTVELYRVGGILDSFYGPIAPRTGLLKHFDLVFYPPGFVLRFPTHETPAELAPFQEQKKLFHIFHEYEDWIKVLGAETVGGLDHLIAHDDYRELVLLAEALHEKKIAQIADTIAGHHHPPRVILIAGPSSSGKTTFTKRLELQLTVIGHRPCSISVDDYFLPREQTPLDEQGEPDFERLEAINVEALNRDLLTLLDGGRVHPPRFDFKLGRSEPSPEPLCIDENTPLILEGIHCLNDELTRAIPAREKFKIYVSCLTQLNIDNHNRVPTTDTRLIRRICRDARYRGYDALQTLKRWPKVRRGESRYIFPFQETADVMFNSALIYELAVLGKHIRPLLAAVPEDAPERAEADRLLSFIAFFLDLPDEAVPHTSLLREFIGGSVFRGE comes from the coding sequence GTGATCAAGCTGCAGCTGACCATCCCGCAGCGCGAGGCGCCCGTCGAGCTGACCGTCGCCAAGGGCACCACCATCGAGGAGGCCTACCGCTCGGCCCTCGAGGAGAACCTGCTGCAACCCCCGGCCCACCCGCCGCTGATGGCCTTCGTCGACCACCACGCCCGCGATCTGCGCCACCGGCTGGAGCTCGACGCCCGCGTCGACCTGCGCGGCGCCGACGACGGCGAGGGGATGCGGGCCTACCGCCGCGCCGTCCGCCTGTTGCTGATCGCCGCCGTCATCGATACTTTCCCCGACAAAACGGTCTACATCGACCACTCCCTCTCCGGCGGCTTCTTCGGTGTGCTCCGGCAGACCCCCCGGGCGGGCGAAACCGACGGCCGCCTGCTCCTCGGCCCCACCATCCCCTGCAGCCCCGACGACGTCGCCGTCCTCGAGGGGCGGATGCGCGAGCTGGTCGCAGCCGACGAGCCCGTCGAGCTGCTGTCGATGAAGCGCGCGGAGGCCGCGGCCGAGTTCGAGCGCCTCGGCGACCGCACCAAGGCCACGCTGCTGCGCCACATGACCAAGCCCACAGTCGAGCTCTATCGCGTCGGCGGCATCCTGGACAGTTTTTACGGACCCATCGCCCCGCGAACGGGTCTGTTGAAGCACTTCGACCTGGTCTTCTATCCCCCGGGCTTCGTGCTGCGCTTTCCGACCCACGAAACCCCGGCCGAGCTGGCGCCCTTTCAGGAGCAGAAGAAGCTCTTCCACATCTTCCATGAGTACGAGGACTGGATCAAGGTCCTGGGCGCCGAGACCGTCGGCGGCCTCGACCACCTGATCGCCCACGACGACTACCGCGAGCTGGTCCTCCTCGCCGAGGCTCTCCACGAGAAGAAGATCGCCCAGATCGCCGATACCATCGCCGGTCACCACCACCCACCCCGGGTGATCCTGATCGCCGGCCCCTCCTCCAGCGGCAAGACCACCTTCACCAAGCGCCTCGAGCTCCAGTTGACCGTCATCGGCCACCGCCCCTGCTCGATCAGCGTCGACGACTACTTCCTCCCCAGGGAGCAGACCCCCCTCGATGAGCAGGGCGAACCCGACTTCGAGCGCCTCGAGGCCATCAATGTCGAGGCCCTCAACCGCGACCTGCTGACCCTCCTCGACGGCGGCCGGGTCCACCCGCCGCGCTTCGACTTCAAGCTCGGCCGCAGCGAGCCCTCGCCCGAGCCCCTGTGCATCGACGAGAACACCCCGCTGATCCTCGAGGGTATCCACTGCCTCAACGACGAGCTGACCCGGGCCATCCCGGCCCGGGAAAAATTCAAAATCTACGTCAGTTGCCTGACCCAGCTCAACATCGACAATCACAACCGGGTGCCCACCACGGACACCCGGCTGATCCGCCGCATCTGCCGCGACGCCCGCTACCGAGGCTACGACGCCCTCCAGACCCTGAAGCGTTGGCCCAAGGTCCGCCGCGGCGAATCGCGCTACATCTTTCCCTTCCAGGAAACCGCCGACGTGATGTTCAACTCGGCGCTGATCTACGAGCTGGCCGTACTGGGCAAGCACATCCGGCCACTGCTGGCCGCCGTGCCCGAGGACGCCCCCGAGCGCGCCGAGGCCGACCGCCTGTTGAGCTTCATCGCCTTCTTTCTCGACCTGCCCGACGAAGCCGTGCCGCACACCTCGCTGTTACGCGAGTTCATCGGCGGCAGCGTCTTCCGCGGGGAGTGA
- a CDS encoding DNRLRE domain-containing protein produces the protein MPAGAEAVLWIFAARTAGDGAPALRVAASLTRPPCRPLARRIVLDYHIVDTEWEVRMRYVLLAVVLLAGVCLASFEVTLQPDDDEGNDTSTDEYYPDSNYGDETFFGVIGDSSYAFIEFRELDHYVGRGYTVLSAELWLSLFNNWKNSALIQTRPLSEEEIWIAPVDAAWEEMTITWNNQPGIIEAYAEEHTYEAPEYGEEVWGVFDITTIVQAWLDEDITQNGLRLYDGYMQAISSDTNIWTWQRPNLVLVLTGSAFIKTSFGLIKTLFY, from the coding sequence ATGCCGGCGGGGGCTGAAGCCGTTCTATGGATATTTGCAGCTCGAACGGCGGGGGATGGAGCCCCCGCCCTACGTGTAGCGGCGTCATTGACAAGGCCGCCCTGCCGGCCGCTTGCCAGGCGCATTGTATTGGACTATCATATAGTTGACACAGAATGGGAGGTCAGAATGCGTTACGTTTTGTTAGCGGTGGTGTTGCTGGCGGGGGTGTGTTTGGCGAGCTTCGAGGTCACCCTCCAGCCCGATGACGACGAGGGGAACGATACATCAACTGATGAATATTATCCAGATTCTAATTATGGAGATGAAACCTTTTTTGGTGTCATCGGGGATTCTAGCTACGCCTTCATCGAGTTCCGCGAGCTGGACCATTACGTGGGCCGGGGCTACACGGTGCTCTCGGCGGAGCTGTGGCTGTCGCTGTTCAATAACTGGAAAAACTCAGCCTTGATTCAAACCCGACCGCTGTCTGAAGAAGAAATCTGGATCGCCCCGGTGGACGCCGCCTGGGAGGAGATGACTATCACCTGGAACAACCAGCCGGGGATCATCGAGGCCTACGCGGAGGAGCATACTTACGAAGCTCCGGAGTACGGCGAAGAAGTCTGGGGAGTATTCGATATTACAACCATAGTACAAGCCTGGTTGGACGAAGATATTACTCAGAATGGACTACGATTATATGACGGATATATGCAGGCAATATCGAGTGATACAAATATTTGGACATGGCAAAGACCTAACTTGGTACTCGTACTAACTGGATCAGCATTTATTAAAACATCATTCGGACTAATAAAAACACTTTTTTACTAA